One segment of Desulfosudis oleivorans Hxd3 DNA contains the following:
- a CDS encoding DegQ family serine endoprotease: MKHYATLPTAISRRCVAGAGMALALLTLLFTMNSAALAAIQKQPALIPESFSELADAIGPAVVNIRTETTTAQSDRLSRHFFNSPFGENDPFNEFFERFFNAPHGRQFKQRSLGSGFVIDSRGLIVTNNHVVENADKIIVKLKDGDEFDATVVGTDANTDLALLEIEAKRPLPSLELGDSDDLKVGEWVVAIGSPFGLEQTVTAGIVSAKGRVIGAGPYDDFIQTDASINPGNSGGPLVNLAGEVVGINTAIIASGQGIGFAIPANLANNILEQLETKGHVIRGWLGVGIQPVSKEMAEYYNLESGKGALVTEVFPGDPADKAGIKTQDIILEVNGKEIKDSRDLSAMIASLPVGETIKVMLLRDGKKKTVTVKIKERDDTRVAGKSETGTQSAMDLEVADITEEVARKLNLNSTEGVYVSEVAPGGKGDQAGIQPGDVIREINRQRIQNTADFEAILKGIKEGDPLLILIRKSNGMFMVIKTTR; the protein is encoded by the coding sequence ATGAAACATTACGCCACTCTCCCCACGGCAATCAGCAGGCGGTGCGTGGCGGGCGCCGGAATGGCCCTTGCCCTGCTTACCCTGCTTTTTACCATGAACTCGGCGGCCCTGGCCGCGATTCAAAAACAGCCGGCCCTGATTCCCGAATCATTCAGCGAACTGGCCGACGCTATCGGTCCGGCCGTGGTCAACATCCGCACCGAAACAACAACGGCCCAGAGCGACCGCCTGTCCCGCCATTTTTTTAACTCCCCCTTTGGAGAAAACGACCCGTTTAACGAGTTCTTCGAGCGGTTTTTCAATGCCCCCCACGGCCGGCAGTTCAAGCAACGCAGCCTGGGCTCGGGGTTTGTCATCGATTCACGGGGGCTGATCGTCACCAACAACCACGTGGTGGAAAACGCGGACAAGATTATTGTCAAGCTCAAAGACGGTGATGAGTTTGACGCCACGGTGGTGGGAACCGACGCCAACACCGATCTGGCCCTGCTGGAAATCGAGGCAAAGCGGCCCCTTCCCAGCCTGGAGCTGGGCGATTCAGACGACCTGAAGGTGGGGGAATGGGTGGTGGCCATCGGCAGCCCCTTCGGCCTGGAACAGACCGTCACCGCGGGCATCGTCAGTGCCAAGGGCCGGGTGATCGGGGCCGGTCCCTATGACGACTTCATTCAGACCGACGCCTCCATCAACCCCGGCAACAGCGGCGGCCCCCTGGTCAACCTGGCCGGCGAGGTGGTGGGCATCAACACCGCCATCATTGCCAGCGGCCAGGGCATCGGGTTTGCCATTCCCGCCAACCTTGCCAACAACATTCTTGAGCAGCTGGAGACCAAAGGCCACGTGATTCGCGGCTGGCTGGGCGTGGGCATTCAGCCGGTGAGCAAAGAGATGGCCGAGTATTACAACCTGGAAAGCGGCAAAGGGGCACTGGTCACCGAGGTCTTTCCCGGGGATCCGGCGGACAAGGCCGGCATCAAGACCCAGGACATCATTCTTGAGGTCAACGGTAAAGAAATTAAAGACAGCCGGGATCTTTCCGCCATGATCGCCAGCCTGCCCGTGGGAGAAACCATCAAAGTAATGCTGCTGCGGGACGGAAAGAAAAAAACCGTAACCGTCAAGATCAAGGAACGGGACGACACCCGCGTGGCGGGCAAATCGGAAACCGGCACCCAGAGCGCCATGGACCTGGAAGTGGCCGACATCACCGAAGAGGTGGCCAGAAAACTGAACCTGAACAGCACCGAGGGCGTGTACGTGTCTGAAGTGGCCCCCGGTGGAAAGGGCGATCAGGCCGGCATTCAGCCGGGAGATGTGATCAGAGAGATCAACCGGCAGCGCATTCAGAACACGGCCGACTTTGAGGCCATCCTGAAAGGTATCAAGGAGGGAGACCCCCTGCTGATCCTGATTCGAAAATCCAACGGCATGTTCATGGTGATAAAAACCACCCGGTAG
- a CDS encoding response regulator transcription factor has translation MSKKRILVVDDEPDFVMLVKKYLEKAGFQVEMAFNGVEALEKVHANPPDGMVLDVMMPEKDGYEVCAELKGDEKYADIPIVLLTAVADHVSSTRYSHFDGISMKADDYLPKPASAEDICESVKSLVD, from the coding sequence ATGTCGAAAAAACGCATTCTCGTGGTGGATGACGAACCCGATTTCGTCATGCTGGTGAAAAAATACTTGGAAAAGGCGGGCTTCCAGGTGGAAATGGCCTTCAACGGCGTTGAGGCCCTGGAAAAGGTCCATGCCAACCCGCCGGACGGTATGGTGCTGGACGTGATGATGCCGGAAAAAGACGGCTACGAGGTGTGCGCGGAACTCAAAGGGGATGAGAAGTACGCCGATATTCCCATTGTGCTGCTGACCGCCGTGGCTGACCACGTCAGCTCTACCCGCTACTCCCACTTTGACGGCATTTCCATGAAAGCCGACGACTATCTGCCCAAGCCCGCCTCCGCTGAAGACATCTGCGAAAGCGTCAAAAGCCTGGTAGACTAA
- a CDS encoding ribose-phosphate pyrophosphokinase: MKEPNNDFKIFSGNANPGLVEKICAYLGRPLGKAKVSRFSDGEVQIEINENVRRKDVFLIQSTCAPVNDNLVELLLMLDALKRSSVSKITAVIPYYGYARQDKKVAPRVPISAKLVADLLTQAGANKIITLDLHAGQIQGFFNVPVDNLFAAPVLITHIKKHFSPDNLVIVSPDAGGVERARAFAKRLDAELAIVDKRRSAPNQAQAMAVIGDVKDKIAIILDDMVDTAGTLTEAAAALDAKGAREVNACCVHPVLSGPAVDRITGSKLKQIIVTDTVPLNENAKQCNKIEVLSIADLVGEAMIRSYRGDSVTSLFV, from the coding sequence TTGAAGGAACCAAACAACGATTTTAAAATTTTTTCGGGAAACGCAAATCCCGGGCTGGTGGAAAAAATCTGCGCGTACCTGGGCCGGCCCCTGGGAAAGGCCAAGGTCTCCCGGTTCAGCGACGGCGAGGTCCAGATCGAAATCAACGAAAACGTCCGGCGCAAGGACGTGTTTCTGATCCAGTCCACCTGCGCGCCGGTCAACGATAACCTGGTGGAACTGCTGCTGATGCTTGATGCGCTCAAACGCTCCTCGGTCAGCAAGATCACCGCGGTGATTCCCTATTACGGATATGCCCGCCAGGACAAAAAGGTAGCGCCCCGGGTGCCGATCAGCGCCAAGCTGGTGGCGGACCTGCTCACCCAGGCCGGTGCCAACAAGATCATCACCCTGGACCTGCATGCCGGCCAGATTCAGGGCTTTTTCAATGTGCCGGTAGACAACCTGTTCGCGGCCCCGGTGCTGATCACCCACATTAAAAAACACTTTTCCCCCGACAACCTGGTCATTGTCTCTCCCGACGCCGGCGGTGTGGAGCGGGCACGGGCCTTTGCCAAGCGACTGGACGCGGAACTGGCCATTGTGGACAAGCGCCGCTCCGCTCCCAACCAGGCCCAGGCCATGGCGGTCATCGGTGACGTCAAGGATAAAATCGCGATTATTTTAGACGACATGGTGGACACCGCCGGCACTCTGACCGAGGCGGCGGCGGCCCTGGACGCCAAGGGCGCCAGGGAAGTGAATGCCTGCTGCGTGCATCCGGTGCTGTCCGGCCCGGCGGTGGACCGCATCACCGGCTCCAAACTCAAACAGATTATCGTCACCGACACGGTGCCGCTGAATGAAAATGCGAAACAGTGCAACAAAATAGAGGTCCTCTCCATCGCCGACCTGGTGGGAGAGGCCATGATACGAAGCTACAGGGGCGATTCGGTCACCTCTCTTTTTGTATAG
- a CDS encoding DUF1844 domain-containing protein gives MTAAESQDFVLKEDDKNKSQKTESRLPAINFSTFVFSLNSSALVHLGVIADPVSGKTEKNLAVAKHTIDIIGMLKEKTAGNLTDDEKGLLETALRDLRILYVKEKDSK, from the coding sequence ATGACCGCTGCAGAATCCCAGGACTTTGTTCTCAAGGAAGACGACAAGAACAAGTCCCAAAAAACGGAAAGCCGGCTTCCGGCCATCAATTTTTCCACCTTTGTCTTTTCCCTCAACTCATCGGCCTTGGTACACCTGGGCGTCATTGCCGACCCCGTGTCCGGCAAAACAGAGAAAAACCTGGCCGTGGCCAAACATACCATCGACATTATCGGTATGCTGAAGGAGAAAACCGCCGGAAACCTGACCGATGATGAAAAAGGACTGCTGGAAACGGCTTTGCGCGACCTGAGAATTCTTTACGTAAAGGAGAAGGACAGCAAATGA
- a CDS encoding PAS domain-containing sensor histidine kinase, whose translation MRTDAQKELLIKSIDASQRKFFIISPDYTILVANTFTGLLVGEPLEGKKCYEVFCNRDTPCQTCMASEVLRSKRPALSGVTRGTFEIAGDGSCFYSYPIFDGDRIEALVMIDFDVTVLGEIRGRLEMSNAFLRNLILSSVDGVIAADKTGKVIIFNEAASEISGYTVDEALNSLDIRNIYPGDGAREIMRMMRSPDHGGEGKLKSFQVDALRKDGGTVPILLNASIVYEGEKEIASIGFFHDMTEDLRIKADLQKTQTQLLQAEKMSSLGKLAAGVAHQLNNPLGGIMLYAKLLLEDYDLSREVTEDIHRILRDAQRSSDIVRELLEFARQTRQQRTMVDVNQSVARTLFLLENQTLFHDITIEKRFADTALWVDADVQQLNHVFMNIILNAAQAMEGKGELTITTGASAMGEMVTVEIADTGPGIPADTLPRIFEPFYTTKDEGKGTGLGLSLVYSIIDDHGGRVSAANKPERGAVFRVELPAYSGQGEDESGR comes from the coding sequence ATGCGAACCGATGCGCAAAAAGAACTGTTAATCAAGTCCATTGATGCGTCCCAGCGGAAGTTTTTTATCATCTCTCCGGACTATACCATTCTGGTGGCCAACACCTTTACCGGGCTGCTGGTGGGAGAACCCCTGGAGGGCAAAAAATGCTACGAGGTGTTCTGCAACCGGGATACGCCCTGCCAGACCTGCATGGCCAGCGAGGTGCTGCGCAGCAAGCGGCCGGCCCTGTCCGGCGTGACCCGGGGCACTTTTGAGATCGCCGGCGACGGGTCGTGCTTTTACTCCTATCCCATTTTTGACGGGGACCGCATTGAAGCCCTGGTGATGATTGATTTCGACGTTACCGTGCTGGGCGAGATTCGAGGCCGGCTGGAGATGTCCAACGCCTTCTTGCGCAACCTGATCTTAAGTTCCGTGGACGGCGTGATCGCCGCGGATAAAACCGGCAAGGTGATCATCTTCAACGAGGCCGCTTCCGAGATCTCGGGCTACACGGTGGACGAGGCGCTAAACAGCCTGGATATTCGCAACATCTATCCGGGTGACGGGGCCCGTGAGATCATGCGAATGATGCGCAGCCCGGACCATGGCGGCGAAGGCAAACTCAAGTCCTTTCAGGTGGACGCCCTGAGAAAGGACGGGGGCACGGTGCCCATCCTGTTGAACGCTTCCATTGTGTACGAGGGGGAAAAGGAGATCGCCTCCATCGGGTTTTTTCATGACATGACCGAGGACCTGCGCATCAAGGCCGACCTTCAGAAGACCCAGACCCAGCTTCTGCAGGCCGAAAAGATGTCCTCCCTGGGCAAGCTGGCCGCGGGCGTGGCCCACCAGCTCAACAACCCCCTGGGTGGCATCATGCTGTACGCCAAGCTGCTGCTGGAGGACTATGACCTGAGCAGGGAGGTCACCGAGGATATTCATCGCATTCTGCGGGACGCCCAGCGCAGCAGCGACATCGTGCGGGAGTTGCTGGAGTTCGCCCGCCAGACCCGCCAGCAGCGGACCATGGTGGATGTGAACCAGAGCGTGGCCCGTACCCTGTTTCTGCTTGAAAACCAGACCCTGTTTCATGACATCACCATTGAGAAGCGGTTTGCCGACACGGCCCTGTGGGTGGATGCGGACGTGCAGCAGCTCAATCACGTGTTCATGAATATTATTCTCAACGCGGCCCAGGCCATGGAAGGCAAGGGCGAGCTGACCATCACCACCGGCGCGTCGGCCATGGGCGAAATGGTGACGGTGGAGATCGCCGACACCGGCCCCGGTATTCCGGCCGACACCCTGCCCCGTATCTTTGAGCCTTTTTATACGACCAAGGACGAGGGCAAGGGCACGGGCCTGGGCCTGAGCCTGGTTTACAGCATTATTGATGATCACGGCGGACGGGTGTCCGCCGCCAACAAACCTGAACGGGGCGCTGTTTTCAGAGTGGAGCTGCCGGCCTATTCGGGACAAGGAGAGGACGAGAGTGGACGATAG
- a CDS encoding hybrid sensor histidine kinase/response regulator, whose protein sequence is MDDRQRMKILVVDDEKDIREGCVRVLRRLDCEVSMAANGHEALELLGREFFDVLLLDLKMPGIDGMDVLREIQQQERDILVIVITGFATVETAIEAMKQGAYDFIPKPFDPAQLRIVVERALDKIRLIHETEQLALERSRTLADLGTEKSRISAIVESLPTGVAVTDKNGTVVLMNPSFKLLVGLAPETAPGADIATYIEDPVLCDMVRRTARGDNGGAADLFTHELSIGGEKYLIARGRPVQAETGECIGTVVTLGDITSIKLLDQLKSEFVAKVSHELRSPLSTIHEQLGAVLRDMAEENDDNEDQYILSRAKEKTGGLIALIGDLLDLSRIESGGVTHNIQPIRLENLLASIVDFMQSRAAAREQRLSLELGTGPFPELTADPLALESIFGNLVANALQYTGNGGSVVVRADMEDGFFRVSVADTGFGVAEQHREKIFEKFFRVKDENTRFITGTGLGLPIVKGLVEQMGGTIDLASQPGKGSTFTVRLPAPRNV, encoded by the coding sequence GTGGACGATAGGCAACGCATGAAGATTCTGGTGGTGGATGACGAAAAGGATATCCGCGAGGGGTGTGTCCGCGTGCTCCGGCGCCTGGACTGTGAAGTGTCCATGGCGGCGAACGGCCACGAGGCCCTGGAGCTGCTGGGCCGGGAGTTTTTTGACGTGCTGCTGTTGGATCTGAAGATGCCCGGCATCGACGGCATGGATGTGTTGCGGGAGATTCAGCAGCAGGAGCGGGATATCCTGGTGATCGTGATCACCGGCTTTGCCACGGTGGAGACCGCCATCGAGGCCATGAAACAGGGGGCCTACGACTTTATTCCAAAGCCCTTTGACCCGGCCCAGCTGCGCATCGTGGTGGAACGGGCACTGGACAAGATTCGCCTGATCCATGAGACCGAGCAGCTGGCCCTGGAGCGGAGCCGGACCCTGGCCGACCTGGGCACGGAAAAGAGCCGGATCAGCGCCATTGTGGAGTCCCTTCCCACCGGCGTGGCGGTTACCGATAAAAACGGTACCGTGGTGCTGATGAATCCGTCGTTCAAGCTGCTGGTGGGGCTGGCACCGGAAACCGCTCCCGGTGCCGACATCGCCACTTACATCGAAGATCCGGTGCTTTGCGACATGGTGCGGCGCACGGCCAGGGGCGATAACGGCGGCGCCGCCGACCTGTTTACCCACGAACTGAGCATCGGCGGGGAAAAGTATCTTATTGCCCGGGGCCGCCCGGTCCAGGCCGAAACCGGCGAGTGCATCGGCACGGTGGTGACCCTGGGCGACATCACCTCCATCAAGCTGCTCGATCAACTCAAGTCCGAGTTCGTGGCCAAGGTGTCCCACGAACTCCGGTCCCCGCTCTCCACCATTCACGAGCAGCTGGGCGCGGTGCTGCGGGACATGGCCGAAGAAAACGACGACAACGAGGATCAGTACATCCTTTCCCGGGCCAAGGAGAAGACCGGCGGCCTGATCGCCCTGATCGGGGACCTGCTGGATCTGTCCCGCATCGAGTCCGGCGGCGTGACACACAACATTCAGCCGATCCGGCTGGAAAACCTGCTTGCCAGCATCGTGGACTTCATGCAGTCCCGGGCCGCGGCCAGAGAGCAGAGGCTTTCCCTGGAGCTGGGGACCGGGCCGTTTCCCGAGCTGACCGCCGACCCCCTGGCCCTTGAAAGCATCTTTGGCAACCTGGTGGCCAACGCCCTTCAATACACGGGCAACGGCGGTTCCGTTGTGGTGCGGGCCGACATGGAGGATGGGTTTTTCAGGGTGTCTGTGGCGGATACCGGGTTCGGTGTCGCCGAGCAGCACAGGGAGAAGATTTTTGAAAAGTTTTTCCGGGTCAAGGACGAGAACACCCGGTTTATCACGGGCACCGGCCTGGGCCTGCCCATTGTGAAAGGGCTGGTGGAGCAGATGGGCGGCACCATTGACCTTGCGAGCCAGCCCGGCAAGGGCAGCACCTTTACCGTCAGGCTGCCGGCGCCCAGAAACGTTTAG
- the serA gene encoding phosphoglycerate dehydrogenase, giving the protein MKVLVSDTIDASGVSRLENESGFAVDVKTGLPPEELKSIIGQYDALIIRSATKVTADILEAGAPKLKAVARAGIGLDNVDIPAATKHGVAVMNTPEGNVVTTAEHTIAMMMALTRNIPQGTLSLRSGQWEKKKLQGREVFNKTLGVIGFGKIGSIVADRARQLKMNVIVFDPNIARTTIENEGFEYVSLDDLFARADYITVHVPKLKQTVGLLNKAAFEKMKTGVMVLNCARGGIVDEADLYDALMSGRVAAAALDVFVTEPPGEHPLLKLDNVIATPHLGASTKEAQVNVAEAAAHQIIEFLKNNTVINAVNLPAVSGDLLEKLSPFTTLADRMGRLLAQFSGANITEIKIEYNGDFQGLDLAPVTTAAVKGLLTPLVAYQVNSVNAASLAGEMGIAITTRSETLPIDYTSLITISVTSGAGTHTVAGTIFGKKEARVVRINDFRLEMIPTKGHFAIIHNLDKPGAIGSIGTTLGTFGVNIERMQVGQQGDTLRNIIFLRTGSRIPDDALAAVKELPLVKDVTVFELDE; this is encoded by the coding sequence ATGAAAGTGCTTGTATCCGACACCATTGACGCGTCCGGCGTATCCCGCCTGGAGAACGAATCCGGCTTTGCCGTTGACGTTAAAACCGGGCTTCCCCCGGAGGAACTGAAATCCATTATTGGACAGTACGACGCCCTGATCATTCGCAGCGCCACCAAGGTGACCGCCGATATTCTCGAAGCGGGTGCCCCGAAGCTCAAGGCCGTGGCCCGGGCCGGCATCGGCCTGGACAACGTGGATATTCCCGCGGCTACCAAGCACGGCGTGGCCGTGATGAACACGCCGGAAGGCAACGTGGTGACAACGGCGGAGCACACCATTGCCATGATGATGGCCCTGACCCGCAACATTCCCCAGGGGACCCTCTCCCTGCGGTCCGGCCAGTGGGAAAAGAAAAAACTCCAGGGCCGGGAGGTGTTCAACAAGACCCTGGGCGTGATCGGTTTCGGCAAAATCGGTTCCATCGTGGCCGACCGGGCCCGCCAGCTCAAGATGAACGTTATTGTCTTTGACCCCAACATCGCCCGGACCACCATTGAAAATGAAGGGTTCGAGTATGTCTCTTTAGACGACCTTTTTGCCCGGGCCGACTACATCACCGTCCATGTACCCAAGCTCAAGCAGACCGTGGGGCTTTTAAACAAGGCCGCCTTTGAAAAGATGAAAACCGGCGTGATGGTTCTCAACTGCGCCCGGGGCGGCATTGTGGATGAGGCCGACCTGTACGACGCCCTGATGTCGGGCAGGGTGGCGGCCGCGGCCCTGGACGTGTTTGTGACAGAACCGCCCGGTGAGCACCCCCTGCTCAAGCTGGACAACGTGATCGCCACGCCCCATCTGGGCGCCTCTACCAAGGAGGCCCAGGTCAACGTGGCCGAGGCCGCGGCCCACCAGATCATTGAGTTCCTCAAAAACAACACGGTGATCAACGCCGTCAACCTGCCGGCCGTGTCCGGCGACCTGCTGGAAAAACTGTCGCCCTTCACTACCCTGGCCGACCGCATGGGCCGCCTGCTGGCCCAATTTTCAGGGGCCAACATCACCGAAATCAAGATTGAATACAACGGTGACTTTCAGGGCCTGGACCTGGCGCCGGTCACCACCGCCGCGGTCAAGGGCCTGCTCACGCCCCTGGTGGCCTACCAGGTCAACTCGGTAAACGCCGCCTCCCTGGCCGGAGAGATGGGCATTGCCATCACCACCCGCAGCGAAACCCTTCCCATCGACTACACCAGCCTGATCACCATCAGCGTGACCTCCGGCGCCGGCACCCACACCGTGGCCGGCACCATCTTTGGCAAAAAGGAGGCGCGGGTGGTCCGGATCAACGACTTCCGGCTGGAGATGATTCCTACAAAAGGCCATTTTGCCATCATTCACAACCTGGACAAGCCCGGCGCCATCGGCAGCATCGGCACCACCCTGGGCACCTTCGGCGTCAACATCGAGCGCATGCAGGTGGGCCAGCAGGGCGACACCCTGCGCAACATCATCTTCCTGAGAACCGGATCGCGCATTCCCGACGATGCCCTGGCGGCCGTAAAAGAGCTGCCCCTGGTCAAGGATGTGACGGTTTTTGAGCTTGACGAATAG
- a CDS encoding 50S ribosomal protein L25, which yields MELKELQVKTRQMAGGPTPKALRRQGFVPAIVYGHKNDPLPLAVDDHTFRLLLKDAGQQALLSLVIDDGAASKTVMLKELQQHPVSLKLIHADFHEVDLTKKITTYVPVATTGVCKGEKEGGVLQLIRRELEVRCLPGLIPESIAIDISALDIGDSVHVADIEAPEGVELVHEVNFTVIAVAAPTKETVEDEEAEEAAAEGAEETGETGETEEGGDE from the coding sequence ATGGAATTAAAGGAACTGCAAGTCAAAACACGTCAGATGGCGGGTGGGCCCACCCCAAAGGCGCTGCGGCGCCAGGGGTTTGTTCCCGCAATAGTGTATGGTCATAAAAACGACCCGCTTCCCCTTGCCGTGGACGATCACACTTTTCGCCTTCTGCTCAAGGACGCCGGCCAACAGGCCCTTCTCTCCCTCGTCATCGACGACGGGGCCGCGTCAAAAACCGTCATGCTCAAGGAGCTCCAGCAACACCCGGTCTCCCTGAAGCTGATTCACGCCGATTTTCACGAAGTGGATCTGACCAAGAAAATCACCACCTATGTCCCTGTTGCCACAACGGGTGTGTGCAAGGGCGAAAAAGAGGGTGGTGTGCTTCAGCTGATCCGTAGAGAACTGGAAGTGCGCTGCCTGCCGGGACTTATTCCGGAATCCATCGCCATCGATATCAGCGCTCTCGACATCGGTGATTCGGTCCACGTGGCTGATATCGAGGCCCCGGAGGGGGTTGAGCTGGTGCATGAGGTCAACTTCACGGTGATCGCCGTAGCCGCGCCTACAAAAGAAACGGTTGAAGACGAAGAAGCAGAAGAGGCCGCGGCAGAAGGCGCCGAAGAGACCGGGGAGACCGGGGAGACAGAAGAAGGCGGCGACGAATAA
- the ispE gene encoding 4-(cytidine 5'-diphospho)-2-C-methyl-D-erythritol kinase — translation MKVLSPAKINLFLHVTGKRADGYHDLFTLMCCIGLFDELTFELTDSGVSVRCDHSAVPSDASNLAHRAATLFFERTGIQAGVSITLVKHIPVAAGLGGGSSNAATVLVWLNNRFGRPLSMDRLLEMGALLGADVPFFIFGRPALATGIGNRLVAYPLLPSLPVVLIHPDIPVSTGDIYKSFNLTLTNNKKISTIHSFTKQTPFEFAKHLENDLETVTLERYPEIGAAKKRLVAAGARGVLMSGSGPAVFGVFKDPAAAEQAYATIPRQTGERLFCATLLTAGHTA, via the coding sequence ATGAAGGTGCTGTCCCCTGCCAAAATCAACCTGTTTTTGCACGTCACCGGAAAGCGGGCCGACGGGTATCACGATCTTTTTACCCTGATGTGCTGCATCGGCCTGTTTGACGAGCTGACATTCGAACTCACCGACAGCGGCGTTTCGGTCCGGTGTGACCATTCAGCGGTTCCCTCCGATGCTTCCAACCTGGCCCACCGGGCCGCGACCCTCTTTTTTGAGCGTACCGGCATTCAGGCCGGGGTCTCCATCACCCTTGTCAAGCACATTCCTGTGGCCGCCGGCCTGGGCGGCGGCAGCAGCAACGCCGCAACGGTCCTGGTGTGGCTCAACAACCGGTTCGGGCGGCCGCTCTCCATGGACCGCCTTCTGGAGATGGGGGCCCTTCTGGGCGCGGATGTGCCGTTTTTCATCTTTGGCCGGCCGGCCCTTGCCACCGGCATCGGAAACCGCCTTGTCGCCTACCCTCTCCTGCCCTCCCTGCCGGTGGTGCTGATCCATCCGGACATTCCTGTTTCCACCGGCGATATCTACAAAAGTTTCAATTTAACATTGACAAATAACAAAAAAATTTCTACGATCCATTCTTTTACAAAACAGACGCCTTTTGAGTTTGCAAAACACCTTGAAAACGATCTGGAAACGGTTACTCTGGAGCGATATCCGGAGATAGGGGCCGCCAAAAAAAGACTGGTGGCCGCCGGCGCGCGGGGTGTTCTGATGTCCGGCAGCGGCCCTGCCGTGTTCGGCGTTTTTAAGGACCCGGCGGCGGCGGAACAGGCCTATGCGACGATTCCCCGGCAGACGGGAGAACGGCTGTTTTGCGCGACATTACTGACGGCGGGACATACGGCTTGA